agaaaggggtGCAGCTCTCATAAGCCACCCCCAGTATTCACCAAAGAAACTTTGGTACTTAACATTACTGTCTTCATTCCCtgtcccctaccaccaccacacacacacacacacacacacacacacacacacacacacacacacacacacacacacaattgtccATATTCTGAGTTGAAACTTAGATTTATTATAGCATTCCAGTTTGTCATACATAGTTACCATAGGATCATTGTCAGGAACACAAACAAACTCAaggtggaataaaaaaaaaaataaggagcaAAAAATATTCTAGGGTTAGGCCAAAGCTAACCTTTCAGGTTAGGATGGTTACACtgaaagggaatgaagaaataaaactaatttttgcTGGCAGTTGTCATGCATTACAGAACAAAAATAGTGATCAAAAAGTGCTATGTGAGCCTGGAGTCCTGTTTCCCTGGGTGACTCATGGGAAGACCTGTTGGCTGGAAAATTATACAGCTAGGATGGACAGGGGAGTCAGGAAGAGAAAACGGTTCTTTAAGGGTGTTTGATAACATAATTAAGCAAGGGAATCCTGTGGAGCAACACTTGACAGGAGGGCTCCTGCCTCTCCACACCCAGTAGGCACCATTCCACAGCACACTTCTGTTGCAGTGCAGACTTGAGCGCCTGCACCATGGCACACTTCCTGTTATCCTCAGGCTCAGATGCCGTCAAGGAAAGGCTGCCTGTGCCCCAAAGAGTGTCCCGCCCCCCCCACTCACTCAGCTTCTGACTTATTCCCCAGAGAGACCAAGAATCCAGCACATTTTGCCACTGAATGTTTTCATCTTTGGCCTATGCTTGCtccttcatcccttccttctCAATGGATGCTGTTTCTGTGAGACTGCAGGACTTGAGTAACTCCTTCAGGGCAGCAAGGCCTTCAGACCGCTGGTGATATTCCTGGAGGTTGCAATAGCTCTGGTAGAGCTGTTGTTCTTCAGCACTGGGGCTCTCCTTGCCGAAGACCAACTGACAGCATCGTTTTACTTCTGGGTAATCGATGAGGTCTGAGTAGGAGTTCAGACGACTTTGCTTCCTCTGAAGAGCCTGGCGCATGTACTCCATGGTTAATTGTCTCAGTTCTTCCATCTTCTCTAGGCTGTCACTGGAGCCAGCATTTCCGGTTTTCTGTAATTGCTTCAGCCTTTCCCTGTAACGGCACATGACCAGGCTGTAGAGGGGAGTCTTGTTTTCTGTGGATCTTAGTGCTCTTACAAGAAGTGTGTTAGCTCTATCTAGGTTACCCTTTTTCTGGTAAAACTGGGATGCCTTTTGCAGTACATCCGCTTGATCAGGAGCTTTTCTCAGGGCGTCGTCAATCAGTCGCTCTCCTTCAGCTTCTTCTCCCATTTTCTGCAGTTTCAGGGCCAAGAGAACTTTGACATACTGGTTCTCAGCGTTCAGCTCCATGGCCTGCTTCAGAGCATCCACAGCGAACTGCTTCTCGGGCTGTTCTTCTAGACGGCTTGTGGCGATTGCCAGCCCAGACGAACACTCTGGATCACTGGGCTTCTCTTCTAGAGCCTTTAGGAAGCACATTTTAGCTCTTTCATTCCTTCCACACTTTAGGCGTGTCCATCCCTCCTCACAGTCAAGTTCTGGACATTCCACGCTGTAAGGATTTGCATACTTCTCGCACACGTGTCTCACCTTGTCAACATAAGCCTGAGCTTCTGAGAGCCGGCCCATGTGGTAGTAGATCCAAGCATAGTTTCCCCAGGTGACCAGATGTCTAATTTCTGCTTGATCATCCTGCTTTGGCTCCACTGAGACTTCAGCTTGCCTTAAGCACTCCAAGGCTGCCTCCTTTTCACCATCCAGGTATTTTATATAGGCCAACAAGTTGAACATTGTCGCTTTGTGCTCAGAGTTTAAAATGTCAATCTGGTTTCGCACTCTGTCTTCCACATGACTTGAGAGACTTCCTTCCCAGAACAAGTTCCAGGTGAAATGGCATTTCAGCTGTGGAAGAATTTTTTCCAGAGAGTTCCTGGTGACCTCACTGTGGAGAAAACACACATGGTCACTTTGATCATCTTGTGCATCCTTTGATGGTTCATTTTACATGATAGCTTGACTGAGCCCCAGGAGACTGAAAAATGAACTATCTTCTTGTGGATGTTGGACTCAGAGTACAGTGTGAGCCATGGGCTCCAGGCTGGATTTGCTTTCTTGCTATTCTTCCCAATTACCAGTTTCTCAAACACCCATTAAATATTCAAGATTTGTTTCtgtccataccctttctgctcctcccacAAGCCACCTCTTTCTGTTGTCCCTGTGCACAGTTTCACACACCTGACTCAAGCGGCATTTTTTACAGTGAAGGAATGGGAGACTTAGTGGTGAATACTGCATCTTCACATTTCAGTGTACATATGCACAAACTTGTGGCCGTTTTAAAATAGCCCCATCCCTTGGCCCTCTCCTCTTAGCCTTATCTCAGATCTACTCTTTCAATCATTTAGAAATTCctgaaatttgcattttaatcaCACCAAAGTCAATTATGATTCAGAGCACAAGCATAGTGCAATTTCAGTGACAGTAATACTTTATCTCTGTTTCTACTTAACAGGGTAGAGGAAACCTAGCGGGTCACTAAGAGAATGGTCCTGAGAGCTTGCTCCCCAATtatgataaaacaaaatccaaagcCGAGTGTGGCAATGTACACtttcaatcccagtactcggaaggaaaaagcaggctgatctctgtcagtttgaggccagccagggtgaaaaaattagactctgtctcaacaacaacaaaacataagataaagtaaaataaaaaaaataaattcaagttcTAAGTGTCCTAATCACATACTGGAGTTTTAGATTACAGAATTAAAAAGGAACACACTTGATGAAAAGTCAGGATGCTGATAAGATAACCACAAAACAGAAATCCACAAATTCTGGTTTagtcttttttaaatataagaaattatGGTGGAACTGGAACCTCAGGGGCTGACTCTTAGTTCTCAGATTTCATGGGCCAGATTGTTCTTAAAGAGGCTTAAAGACACTCATGTATCTTCAAGGCCTTCCCTGCCTTTGGTTctcaactgcttttctagttcCTCGTATTAACTGCCAAGATGAAAGATGCTGTGAGTTTTCACTGTCAATAGGTTGAGATTCGTAATTACAATAGAAACACACCTTTGGGTATGTCTAGAAAGATGTTTCTGGAAAGATTTAATTGGGCAATGAAAACTGATCCTAGTGTGGGAGGCATGACCCTACTGGCCAGGGTCCAAGACTAAATACAAAAAGAGAGAACAAGCTGGGGGCCAGCAGTCTagtatctctgcttcctgactgaacaCAGTGCCACCAGCTTATGCTGTTGCTGCCATGACTTCTAGCCAAGactgcaccctcaaactgtgagtcaaagtAACCCTTTGTTTCCTAAAGCCATTTTCATCAGGTCTTTTGTCCCAGTACACCAagcaaagtaactaatacagagacaCAGGCATAATATCCAAATTGGTGAGACAGGTCATGAGAAAATTGAGCAAATGAACATTTAATCTCTGCATACTGAAAGACCCTAACGAGGACATCTGTGCATAGAACAAGAGCTTTTCATGAGACTTTGCCTCCTACACAGTCTACACAGAAGGTACTATGTACCTTTCCAGGTCCTTTATTTGTCCCATTTTGTGATGTTTATCCTGACAGGAAAGAGCAGCTCAAGCTGCCTCAGTCCTCACAGAATGCCATGATGTAGACTCCCGACCAGCATAGTCTAAAGGGTTCTCCTCAGACCTTCTTAGATTGGTGACTCTGGACATACCCAAACACGAAACACAGCAAAGCCTCTTGTTCAGGCTAGCCACCGAGGTTCTAGGCAGGTCTTGGCTTTCTGGTCAACCATATTCACCACTAACACCAGTCTTCTCCCAGGGCCATTATATAGGAAGGAGGAACCCAGAGTAGTTGGAATTCAAATCCCAACTCTGACCTTGCTAAATATTTGTAACCCTTGGGTCTGAGGGCAGGGatgactgtcttgttttgttctctctcaGAGTAATTAATAGCATCTGTCTTCCCTGGGCCATTGATACCACAATCATTCCCTGATAGGAAATTGGTGGGAAAGGTACCATTTCTTCTTAATTCTCTCTGAGGCTCTCCCAATGACAGACTCTCAGCAGGTGTAgttacatttaagaaaaaaacatttactatgatttttctttacttaCCGTAGAATCACTTATTTTAAGGGTATAGTTTTCTGAGTCTCAACAAATGTTTATGCCTATGGACCCACCTAGAGTCCTTATAGGCTACTTCTGACATTCCATATTCTATCCCTATTGCCTTTAGACACTCACTGTTCTATTTTCCATAACTAGAAATTAGGCTTCCTAGCAGCATTTCACAGTagtaaaatgaaactttaaacaTTGAGACTTGGTTTCATgtaagaattgaagaaaacaaaacaaaacaaaacaaaacaaaacaaaacaaaaaccctgtttatctctaaaaatcattttctctacCTTGACCCTGAAGTGATCAAAGATTTCAGCAACTTGACCTGAGTTTGCAGTACTGATCCCAGCTCTCACACTACCTGCTGGAAAAAGAATGCTTCCtttcctacccccccccccacgcctccacacacagagagatcccAGTGACTTGTTCCCTTTAAATAATGCAAGAGCAAAGTCCCGTTAGAGCAATTCCATTAGTACTAGCTTTGAGTCAAATTTTGAGCCTGAGTGGATCAAACCATGCCTGTAAAACCTCTCTTAACTCAGGAATTAGCGCCATCCAGCGAGCAGCTTTAGAAGCTGCAGGATCTTGCCCAAGcctacagagaaacaaaaatcaaaggaaaactcAACAAAAGCCATGCAAATTTAGTTGTGTGGAATCTGTAAGCTGCCAGACAACTTAAGAGACTTCCAGGCAGAAAGCAGCTCCATGCATCATCTACAGAGGAGATCCTGAGATTGCACTGACCTCATGACTGCTACCTGCTTCTGTGCTGCTCGGAAAAGCTGGATGTGGAGTGCACCCTTCAGGAATCTCAGTCAGCATCAGGTGGATGATCAGAGGACTATATAAGGGGGACAGGGGAGCGGTGGAGGGAGGAGTGCACCAGCTGATGCTCTCCTGTTTCTAAGGACTTGTGTTtgtgaaagggaagaggaaactggaaagTGAAACTGACTTAAAATcatcagaagaggaaaaagaaacttaATGCCGAGATGGGTTATGACCCAGCCAGTTAGTTTCCCAGCTTTTCCAGCCTAGAGCAGCACCAAGCAAAGACTCACTGGCAAAGCTAGCTTGACACATAGAGTTTATGAAGACAGAGTCCCATGAGATAGTTAGAGTTCAAAGTCAGACATTGCTGCTGTGTAGCAGGAAGATGACATGAACATAGATAGCTGTGAAATTCTGATTGGTTGTTTTACTTAGCAACTTGCTGCTATTAATGGTACAAGAGGTTAAGTGCAATCCTGTCAGCTCCACTACATTTGCCCAAAGACTATGCTTTGAAAGGCTTCAGTTAGCAAAGGCACTAAAAGTATAACATTTTCAAGAATCATATTTAGTTCTTTTATTCAGAACTCAATGCCTGATTTTGACCTAGagatttctccctctctctcttgaaTGCACAGAAGCCATGAGAGGACATTAtgtaccctggaactagagttaaaggcagctgagctgctcagcttgcgtgctgggaactaaactcaggtcctctgtaagagcagcaagtcttCTTGGCTGCTGAGacatatctctccagccctacggAGAACcttacataagaaatattttctacTATTGTAGGATGACTTCTCCATATTCTTGATTCTTGTTTTACTCTAGTTCCTGGCTCATGAAGTACACTTGATTTTGCCATATATTAGTAACAATTGCATGTGGCAACTAGAAAATATAATTTGACATTAATCATTTTCCCtatcagtggaaaaaaaacattgaaatttaCTATAGTAAACTAAGAACCTCCCCTTTAAGAAATGTGCAAAACTAATCAAACTGATCAAACATTTAAAGTCAAAGATATCTGTGAGAA
The DNA window shown above is from Cricetulus griseus strain 17A/GY chromosome 3, alternate assembly CriGri-PICRH-1.0, whole genome shotgun sequence and carries:
- the LOC100773381 gene encoding interferon-induced protein with tetratricopeptide repeats 3-like isoform X3; its protein translation is MSEVTRNSLEKILPQLKCHFTWNLFWEGSLSSHVEDRVRNQIDILNSEHKATMFNLLAYIKYLDGEKEAALECLRQAEVSVEPKQDDQAEIRHLVTWGNYAWIYYHMGRLSEAQAYVDKVRHVCEKYANPYSVECPELDCEEGWTRLKCGRNERAKMCFLKALEEKPSDPECSSGLAIATSRLEEQPEKQFAVDALKQAMELNAENQYVKVLLALKLQKMGEEAEGERLIDDALRKAPDQADVLQKASQFYQKKGNLDRANTLLVRALRSTENKTPLYSLVMCRYRERLKQLQKTGNAGSSDSLEKMEELRQLTMEYMRQALQRKQSRLNSYSDLIDYPEVKRCCQLVFGKESPSAEEQQLYQSYCNLQEYHQRSEGLAALKELLKSCSLTETASIEKEGMKEQA